The Pyrococcus kukulkanii genome contains a region encoding:
- a CDS encoding fumarate hydratase: MEQEILEAIKLAVTNIPQDVVEALEEAYKKEESEIAKYNLELILKAVNVAKKKGVPVCQDTGTPIFFVEVEPNDNIHKIQKAIINAVSRATQEVPLRPNALSVLTGKVLGNIPEIHLEPGNKTRISILMKGGGSENCSALFTLTPGEGLEGVKRKVIEHVKACGGKPCPPIIVGIGIASPAEKAMRLAKKALFRKIGERHPNKEIARFEEELLREINSLGIGPMGMGGKITALDVKVEVESRHPASYIVALTIQCWAHRRAFIEFDEEVRIWQ, from the coding sequence ATGGAACAGGAGATACTTGAGGCGATAAAATTAGCGGTAACAAATATCCCCCAGGATGTAGTTGAAGCCCTTGAAGAAGCTTATAAAAAGGAAGAAAGCGAGATAGCAAAGTACAATCTCGAACTCATTCTAAAGGCAGTGAATGTAGCCAAAAAGAAGGGAGTACCGGTATGCCAAGACACGGGGACGCCGATATTCTTCGTTGAAGTTGAGCCTAACGATAACATCCACAAAATCCAGAAAGCAATAATCAACGCCGTAAGCAGGGCAACCCAGGAAGTCCCACTGAGGCCTAATGCCCTCTCAGTTTTAACTGGAAAGGTTCTAGGAAACATTCCGGAGATACACTTGGAGCCTGGAAATAAAACGAGAATCAGCATCTTAATGAAGGGAGGGGGCAGTGAGAATTGTTCTGCCCTATTTACCCTGACCCCAGGGGAAGGCCTCGAGGGTGTGAAAAGGAAAGTGATAGAGCACGTAAAGGCCTGCGGAGGGAAGCCCTGCCCGCCGATAATAGTAGGGATTGGAATAGCGAGCCCAGCTGAAAAAGCCATGAGGCTAGCCAAGAAAGCCCTATTCAGGAAAATCGGCGAAAGGCATCCCAACAAAGAGATCGCAAGGTTTGAAGAGGAGCTACTGAGAGAGATAAACTCCCTGGGGATAGGCCCCATGGGAATGGGAGGGAAAATTACCGCGCTGGATGTTAAAGTTGAGGTTGAAAGCAGGCATCCAGCGAGCTACATAGTGGCCCTTACCATCCAGTGCTGGGCCCACAGAAGGGCCTTTATCGAGTTTGACGAGGAGGTGAGAATATGGCAGTGA
- a CDS encoding glutamate--tRNA ligase, translated as MEVERIAWKYALINAVEHDGKANPKAVIGKILGENPELRPKAREIVPIVNKVVDEVNKLSLEEQKAKLKELYPEYFEVKKEKKEEKKGLPSLPKAEKGKVVTRFAPNPDGAFHLGNARAAILSYEYARMYDGKFILRFDDTDPKVKRPEPIFYEMIIEDLKWLGIEPDEIVYASDRLEIYYKYAEELIRMGKAYVCTCPPEKFRELRDKGIACPHRNEPVEVQLERWRKMLNGEYKEGEAVVRVKTDLNHPNPAVRDWPALRIIDNPNHPRTGNKYRVWPLYNFASAIDDHELGVTHIFRGQEHAENETRQRYIYEYLGWEYPITVHHGRLSIEGVILSKSKTRKGIEEGKYLGWDDPRLGTIRALRRRGIRPEAIKELIIEVGLKRSDTTVSWDNLAAINRKLVDPIANRYFFVADPIPMYVENAEEFEAKIPLHPDHPERGYRVLKFTPGKPIYVSKDDLNLLKPGNFVRLKDLFNVEILEVSEDSIKARFHSYDYEVARKNKWRMIHWVTEGRPCEVIIPEGDELIIRRGLLEKDANVKVDEVVQFERFGFVRIDRVERDKVIAIFAHK; from the coding sequence ATGGAGGTTGAGAGGATAGCTTGGAAGTACGCTCTCATTAACGCAGTAGAACATGATGGTAAAGCTAATCCTAAAGCAGTCATCGGTAAAATCCTGGGGGAGAATCCGGAGCTTAGGCCAAAGGCAAGGGAGATAGTTCCAATTGTGAACAAGGTAGTGGATGAGGTAAACAAGTTAAGCCTTGAGGAGCAGAAGGCCAAGCTTAAAGAATTATATCCGGAGTACTTTGAGGTCAAAAAAGAGAAGAAGGAAGAGAAAAAGGGATTACCCTCTCTACCAAAGGCTGAGAAAGGTAAGGTGGTTACTAGGTTCGCTCCTAATCCCGATGGGGCTTTCCATTTGGGCAACGCTAGGGCAGCTATCTTAAGTTACGAGTATGCCCGCATGTACGATGGCAAGTTCATCTTGAGATTTGATGATACGGATCCAAAGGTGAAGAGGCCTGAGCCGATATTTTACGAGATGATAATTGAGGACTTGAAGTGGCTTGGAATTGAGCCAGATGAAATAGTCTACGCAAGCGATAGGCTTGAGATCTACTATAAGTACGCTGAAGAACTGATAAGGATGGGCAAGGCGTACGTCTGCACCTGTCCGCCGGAGAAGTTTAGGGAGCTGAGAGATAAGGGGATAGCCTGCCCGCACAGGAATGAGCCGGTAGAGGTTCAGCTTGAGCGCTGGAGGAAGATGCTCAACGGGGAGTACAAGGAAGGCGAGGCGGTAGTTAGGGTAAAGACAGATCTAAATCACCCAAATCCTGCGGTTAGGGACTGGCCCGCCTTAAGGATTATCGATAATCCAAATCACCCAAGGACTGGAAATAAGTACAGGGTCTGGCCTCTCTACAACTTCGCCTCGGCTATAGATGATCATGAGCTTGGTGTTACCCACATATTCAGGGGACAGGAGCACGCTGAGAACGAGACGAGGCAACGTTACATTTACGAGTACCTTGGCTGGGAGTATCCTATTACAGTTCACCACGGTAGGCTCAGTATAGAAGGTGTAATATTGAGCAAGTCCAAGACCAGGAAGGGCATCGAGGAGGGTAAGTACCTCGGCTGGGATGACCCAAGGCTTGGAACTATCAGGGCGTTAAGGAGGAGGGGTATAAGGCCCGAGGCAATAAAGGAGCTGATCATAGAGGTAGGCCTTAAGAGGAGCGACACGACGGTAAGCTGGGATAACTTAGCTGCAATAAATAGGAAGCTTGTCGATCCTATAGCAAACAGATACTTCTTCGTTGCTGATCCAATCCCGATGTACGTTGAGAACGCGGAAGAGTTCGAGGCTAAGATTCCCCTTCACCCAGATCATCCCGAGAGGGGCTACAGGGTTCTCAAGTTCACCCCAGGAAAGCCGATTTACGTCTCTAAGGATGATCTCAACCTACTAAAGCCTGGCAACTTTGTAAGGCTCAAAGATCTCTTCAACGTTGAAATACTTGAAGTCTCGGAGGATTCAATAAAGGCGAGATTCCACAGCTACGACTATGAGGTCGCTAGGAAGAACAAGTGGAGGATGATCCACTGGGTTACCGAGGGCAGACCTTGTGAGGTCATAATTCCTGAAGGGGATGAGTTGATAATCAGGAGAGGTCTGCTGGAGAAGGATGCTAACGTTAAGGTTGATGAGGTGGTTCAGTTTGAGAGGTTTGGCTTTGTTAGGATCGACAGGGTAGAGAGGGACAAAGTTATAGCGATCTTCGCTCACAAGTGA
- a CDS encoding type II toxin-antitoxin system HicA family toxin: MKLPLLSGREIVRILVKKFGFKVVKRRGSHIKLRRENGEKRTAIVPDHEEVAIGTLKSILRQAGISEEEFLNKYKDP; the protein is encoded by the coding sequence ATGAAGCTTCCATTATTATCGGGTAGGGAGATAGTCAGAATTCTTGTCAAGAAGTTTGGGTTTAAGGTCGTTAAGCGGAGAGGGAGTCACATAAAGCTGAGAAGAGAAAACGGTGAAAAGAGGACTGCCATTGTTCCCGACCACGAGGAGGTCGCCATTGGGACGCTGAAAAGCATCCTGAGACAGGCAGGAATTAGTGAGGAAGAATTCTTGAACAAATACAAAGATCCATGA
- a CDS encoding SLC13 family permease, with the protein MYLVLTIVDRGYPRKSLRLVDWESLALITALIITSKGLELSGIFTRLATKLITLSRGSERKLVMILLPIIAFSSALIMNDTAILIFTPLVVVTGRIAGINVPRAVALSAIAANVGSSLTPIGNPQNVIIWKHYSLSFLGFIKGMLPYVLLWLVILFLFSLMVKDRRFGVKVPLIEVDVKLFLLSSFLLVFNVVMGRVDLAKYSLLFTVLVYLIFRRDVLLSFDVALVPTFALIFANFFELSSMINIGKLTSAGAFLYSLILSQIISNVPATVVMLPWTKNWLYLSLGVNLGGTGSMVGSLANLIAIRLSGISVKEFHKYSLAYLLVALLLTLFLLGIRI; encoded by the coding sequence ATGTACCTAGTTCTCACTATAGTTGATAGAGGGTACCCCAGGAAGAGCCTCCGCTTGGTTGACTGGGAGAGTCTCGCCCTTATAACGGCCCTCATAATAACCTCTAAGGGTCTTGAGCTTTCTGGGATATTCACTAGACTTGCAACTAAGCTAATAACACTATCTAGGGGATCTGAAAGAAAGTTAGTGATGATCCTCTTGCCAATCATAGCATTTTCCTCGGCGTTGATCATGAATGACACCGCAATCCTAATATTCACGCCCTTAGTTGTCGTCACAGGTAGGATAGCGGGAATAAACGTTCCGAGGGCCGTTGCCCTCTCCGCCATAGCCGCAAACGTTGGTTCTTCCTTAACCCCTATAGGAAATCCGCAGAACGTGATAATATGGAAGCACTATTCACTTTCATTCCTTGGGTTCATTAAGGGAATGCTCCCTTATGTTCTCTTGTGGCTCGTGATTTTGTTCCTGTTCTCCCTGATGGTCAAGGATAGGAGGTTTGGGGTTAAAGTTCCCCTTATAGAGGTTGATGTTAAACTTTTTCTACTCTCCTCCTTTCTCCTTGTTTTTAACGTGGTTATGGGGAGAGTTGATTTGGCGAAGTATTCTCTGCTCTTTACCGTTTTAGTGTATTTAATTTTTAGGAGGGATGTTCTCCTTTCCTTTGATGTAGCCCTTGTCCCCACCTTTGCACTTATCTTCGCAAACTTCTTCGAGTTGTCTTCAATGATAAACATAGGCAAGCTAACTTCAGCAGGCGCGTTCCTTTACTCTCTCATCCTAAGTCAGATTATAAGCAACGTCCCTGCGACCGTGGTTATGTTGCCCTGGACAAAGAACTGGCTCTACCTCTCCTTGGGGGTTAACCTCGGGGGAACTGGAAGTATGGTTGGCTCTCTCGCGAACCTTATCGCGATAAGGCTTTCGGGAATAAGCGTGAAAGAGTTTCACAAGTATTCTCTTGCTTACCTCCTTGTTGCGCTCTTATTGACGCTTTTTCTTCTTGGGATAAGGATATAA
- a CDS encoding type II toxin-antitoxin system HicB family antitoxin, with protein MEAPIVIMWREKGEKGEWFVAQEPVTGVASQGKTADEAYANLLEALELYLEDYPELREKVFQKRHLEVKVDEASIIIG; from the coding sequence ATGGAAGCCCCAATAGTAATCATGTGGAGGGAGAAGGGTGAGAAGGGTGAGTGGTTTGTTGCCCAGGAGCCAGTCACGGGCGTTGCGTCACAAGGGAAGACAGCGGATGAGGCTTATGCTAATCTCTTGGAGGCGCTGGAGCTTTACTTGGAAGATTATCCAGAGTTGAGGGAGAAGGTCTTCCAGAAGCGGCACCTGGAGGTCAAGGTTGATGAAGCTTCCATTATTATCGGGTAG
- a CDS encoding FumA C-terminus/TtdB family hydratase beta subunit, which translates to MAVKLETPLSLDDVLKLKAGDRVFLSGVVYTARDLAHKRFLTQGFPFNPEGAVIYHCGPLVKDMKVVSAGPTTSARMNPYLNFIFSKGIRAVIGKGGMNPEPFKGRGVYFAFPGGAGSLASEFVKRIRRVYWEDLGMADAVWELEVEEMPLIVGIDTKGRSLFI; encoded by the coding sequence ATGGCAGTGAAGCTTGAAACCCCGCTCTCTCTAGATGACGTGCTTAAGCTAAAGGCCGGAGACAGGGTTTTCCTCTCTGGAGTTGTGTATACGGCCAGGGATCTGGCCCACAAAAGGTTCCTAACCCAGGGATTTCCCTTTAACCCAGAGGGAGCTGTGATATACCATTGCGGACCTCTTGTTAAGGATATGAAGGTAGTATCCGCCGGGCCAACGACGAGCGCTAGGATGAACCCTTACCTTAACTTCATATTCTCAAAAGGCATAAGGGCCGTGATAGGGAAGGGAGGAATGAATCCAGAGCCCTTCAAGGGGAGGGGAGTTTACTTCGCTTTCCCAGGAGGAGCGGGAAGCCTGGCTTCGGAATTCGTTAAAAGGATAAGGAGGGTTTACTGGGAAGATCTAGGGATGGCAGATGCCGTATGGGAACTTGAAGTTGAAGAGATGCCCCTCATAGTTGGGATAGACACGAAAGGGAGATCACTCTTTATCTGA